One Fusarium falciforme chromosome 1, complete sequence genomic window carries:
- a CDS encoding 3-phytase, which yields MAASSAPREPKDGYHLVHQDDSHDDGHRPPPAPPAMPRGPVRTYRNMTLLLSGLVVILLGSNLYLSLPYAFSGSGCDPPRVPQYFQTSPQLWPGATATGKPAFMAQTHVFEPTATFVPNDPLQTSIPIEGMKEGNQSIFKMMGYLSPYSPSPGFGVDEYPIPQGAEIVQVQMLSRHGARYPTPGSNVAELGERLANASGKFNTRGALSFLNDWKYELGYAILVPRGRQELFESGVLHAYMYGSLYNPQSKLIVRTTTQDRMLKSAENWMAGFFGLEWTNNATIEVIIEAPGFNNSLAGGLGCPNAAKADYKAPVSTWVEKYLQDATDRFNNMTEGFKWTLEDVYAAQTMCPYETVAYGFSMFCDLFTYEEWQGFGYSVDLAFASGAGFHSPVGRAIGLGYQQEVIARLKNHTLGYSGSQINTTLDSMEETFPLNQRLYFDFSHDTNIVSILTAFGFRQFAEKLPADAYPGDHNFTVANVTPFGARLDIEIIKAPKPVSPDRTGYLEGEETKYIHFVLNQRTLPLGKSFPECDASRKDGWCELETFLKVQEEMVDKAQFDYACFGDYPSVPYGEVTDGVPPS from the exons ATGGCGGCATCATCAGCCCCTCGCGAGCCCAAAGATGGCTACCACCTCGTACATCAGGACGACAGCCACGACGATGGCCATAGACCGCCTCCCGCCCCCCCTGCGATGCCTCGGGGTCCGGTTCGGACTTACCGGAATATGACTCTGCTCCTCTCGGGGCTCGTCGTTATCCTTCTGGGCTCGAACCTCTATCTCAGCCTTCCGTATGCCttctccggctccggctgcGACCCACCCCGGGTGCCCCAGTATTTCCAGACTTCGCCGCAGCTATGGCCCGGCGCTACGGCTACCGGTAAGCCGGCCTTTATGGCTCAGACTCACGTCTTTGAGCCTACGGCTACCTTTGTTCCCAACGACCCCCTTCAGACCTCCATCCCCATCGAGGGCATGAAGGAGGGCAACCAGAGCATCTTCAAGATGATGGGTTATCTGAGCCCTTACTCGCCCTCCCCTGGCTTTGGGGTGGATGAGTATCCCATTCCTCAGGGTGCTGAGATTGTTCAGGTTCAGATGCTGTCGCGTCATGGTGCACGATACCCGACTCCTGGCTCCAATGTAGCCGAGCTGGGTGAGCGTCTCGCCAATGCCTCTGGCAAGTTCAACACGAGGGGGGCTCTGTCCTTCCTTAATGACTGGAAATACGAACTTGGTTACGCTATTCTGGTTCCAAGGGGCCGTCAGGAGCTCTTCGAGTCTG GTGTGTTGCATGCATACATGTATGGCAGCTTGTACAACCCTCAGAGCAAGCTCATCGTCAGAACGACG ACCCAAGACCGAATGCTCAAGTCGGCTGAGAATTGGATGGCTGGTTTCTTCGGCCTGGAATG GACGAATAATGCTACCATCGAGGTAATCATCGAAGCCCCCGGCTTCAACAACTCGCTCGCCGGCGGCCTCGGTTGCCCCAACGCAGCTAAGGCTGACTACAAGGCGCCCGTGTCAACTTGGGTTGAAAAGTATCTGCAAGATG CTACCGATCGATTCAACAATATGACTGAGGGATTCAAATGGACTCTCGAGGATGTGTATGCTGCTCAGACCATGTGTCCTTATGAGACGGTTGCGTATGGTTTCAGCATGTTCTGCGACCTGTTTACCTATGAGGAGTGGCAGGGCTTTGGGTACTCGGTTGACCTTGCATTTGCCTCGGGCGCTGGGTTTCACAGCCCTGTGGGC AGGGCGATTGGCCTCGGTTACCAGCAAGAGGTTATTGCTCGACTTAAGAACCACACGCTGGGTTATTCTGGCTCTCAGATCAACACGACACTAGACAGCATGGAGGAGACCTTCCCGTTGAACCAGAGACTCTACTTTGACTTTTCTCACGACACCAACATTGTCTCCATCCTGACTGCCTTTGGCTTCCGCCAGTTTGCCGAGAAGCTCCCAGCTGACGCGTATCCGGGAGACCACAACTTCACGGTGGCTAACGTCACTCCGTTCGGTGCCCGTCTGGACATTGAGATCATCAAGGCGCCCAAGCCTGTCTCGCCAGACAGGACCGGTTACCTagagggcgaggagaccAAGTACATTCACTTTGTGCTGAACCAGCGGACTCTTCCTCTAGGTAAGAGCTTCCCGGAGTGTGACGCCAGTCGCAAGGATGGCTGGTGTGAGTTGGAGACGTTCCTCAAGGTGCAGGAAGAGATGGTGGACAAGGCCCAGTTTGATTACGCCTGCTTTGGGGACTACCCGTCAGTACCGTATGGCGAGGTGACCGACGGTGTGCCCCCATCTTGA
- a CDS encoding Ammonium transporter, producing MSYVEVGPPTPFNGTNEELGGDSTTENLNQWYQSGDQAFIIVSACLVLLMVPGIAFLYSGLARRKSALSMLWVVMMSFSVIVFQWYFWGYSLAFSQSSGNPFIGDLKHFGLMKVWGAPSVGSPLVPALLYSFYQMMFCAVTGALTIGAVAERGRVIPSMVFIFFWATLVYCPLAYWVWNANGWGFKNGVLDYAGGVPVEIGSGMSALAYSWVLGRRNEKMMMNFRPHNISLITLGTVFLWFGWLGFNGGSAFGANLRAVMACWNSCLTAMFAAMTWCLLDFRLARKWSMVGWCSGTISGLVAATPASGFIDPWASIILGVVAGVACNFATKVKFLVRIDDSLDVFAEHGVGGMVGLIFNAFFASSSIIGLDGVNTGAIGGFLDGNYVIIGWQIAAIVASSAYAFVMSAVIAKIIDFIPGLKLRASEEAELLGMDDDQHGEFSYDYVEVRRDFLAWSPQRDEPAEDGDVLEPTHGIQEHQSMMNTPSLSDARKTPSIDNTPEMVIPEKQA from the exons ATGTCTTACGTCGAAGTCGGACCCCCGACACCGTTTAACGGTACCAATGAAGAGCTCGGCGGTGACTCCA CCACCGAGAACCTCAACCAGTGGTACCAGTCCGGTGATCAggccttcatcatcgtctccgcctgcctcgtcctcctcatggTCCCCGGCATCGCCTTCCTCTACTCGGGTCTCGCCCGCAGAAAATCCGCCCTCTCCATGCTCTGGGTCGTCATGATGTCCTTCTCCGTCATCGTCTTCCAGTGGTACTTCTGGGGCTACTCGCTCGCCTTCTCCCAGTCTTCCGGCAACCCCTTCATCGGTGACCTTAAGCACTTTGGTCTCATGAAGGTCTGGGGCGCCCCCTCGGTCGGATCTCCTCTCGTCCCCGCCCTCCTTTACTCCTTCTACCAGATGATGTTCTGCGCCGTCACTGGTGCCCTCACGATCGGTGCCGTCGCCGAGCGCGGCCGTGTCATTCCCAGCAtggtcttcatcttcttctgggCCACCCTCGTCTACTGCCCTCTCGCTTACTGGGTCTGGAACGCCAACGGCTGGGGCTTCAAGAACGGCGTCCTCGACTACGCTGGTGGTGTCCCCGTCGAGATCGGCTCCGGTATGTCGGCTCTGGCCTACTCGTGGGTCCTCGGCCGCCGCaacgagaagatgatgatgaacttCCGCCCTCACAACATCTCCCTCATCACCCTCGGTACCGTCTTCCTCTGGTTCGGCTGGCTCGGCTTCAACGGTGGCTCTGCCTTCGGTGCCAACCTCCGTGCCGTCATGGCTTGCTGGAACTCGTGCCTGACTGCCATGTTCGCCGCCATGACCTGGTGCCTCCTCGATTTCCGCCTGGCTCGCAAGTGGTCCATGGTCGGCTGGTGCTCCGGTACCATCTCTGGTCTCGTCGCTGCCACTCCTGCCTCTGGTTTCATCGACCCCTGGGCCAGCATCATTCTCGGTGTTGTTGCCGGTGTCGCCTGTAACTTTGCCACCAAGG TCAAGTTCCTTGTCCGAATCGACGATTCCCTCGATGTCTTCGCCGAGCACGGCGTCGGCGGCATGGTCGGTCTCATCTTCAACGCCTTCTTCGCCAGCAGCTCCATCATCGGCCTCGACGGCGTCAACACCGGTGCCATTGGCGGCTTCCTCGACGGTAACTACGTCATCATCGGCTGGCAGatcgccgccatcgtcgccTCTTCCGCCTACGCCTTTGTCATGTCCGCCGTcatcgccaagatcatcGACTTCATCCCCGGTCTTAAGCTCCGCGCTTctgaggaggctgagctCCTTGGTATGGACGACGACCAGCACGGCGAGTTCTCTTACGACTACGTCGAGGTCCGCCGTGACTTCCTTGCCTGGAGCCCCCAGCGTGACGAGCCTGctgaggatggtgatgtcCTCGAGCCCACCCACGGCATCCAGGAGCATCAGTCCATGATGAACACCCCCAGCCTGTCTGATGCCCGCAAAACCCCCTCCATCGATAACACCCCTGAAATGGTGATTCCCGAGAAGCAGGCTTAA